A stretch of Podospora bellae-mahoneyi strain CBS 112042 chromosome 5, whole genome shotgun sequence DNA encodes these proteins:
- the USV1 gene encoding Up in starvation (EggNog:ENOG503P0AA; COG:S), translating into MAAAFRPVNTPLLAADSIKHEIPPSSTTLTATTTTTTTMTTPRPSTAPSQASRPVDEATTPTRANFGTGALASQKPLPTSPFPESVQVPEPTTESTPKRENSQHSRKSRDSDDMDMDDSDGEHGEEVGSDDDSENADGTKSKKKKSQRFYCTDYPPCNLSFTRSEHLARHIRKHTGERPFQCHCSRRFSRLDNLRQHAQTVHVNEDIPIDSLAATGTRFQRQIRTDRVRPTTGRARAATAGSVGPGGRGHSKSLSTSSITSMASIASAYGAGEARRRPPPLVMADPRSRLSLESYRGPDGQYYRAASPDMSTPTSATFSTGQNSPRWGPVASPGSSHSRSHSMYAAAGSRTPGRRLSVPSGGNPFQSPHAPSLRGPLFGPSLNASNSGAFSPGQNGLLSSPTTSTSNWSRRDSVSTADEAWRRRTWHPDTAGFNGASRLSQVITPSQFPPDSIKLPPANTGNQPPQTLRLPGIESFDPIPRRPPTPPRRNPSPMMIDSEASRPPALLPAGDLGSDDRRPSSQWDMGLHRGITRLDINTPPRDSAGAWANEATQALMARAEQAHAAPMQPTVRFEQDLRPPHGPPPINVAPPVGSRHHYTMSAPSITTPRESRRHGWYHGPVPTHPVEETIHEGRPHVDRIVHPNVRGFQGFPAREQQLGIHQQQPSGPSMERILERPMSRGDNPESLRRLQALVAVATSEGSTATAY; encoded by the exons ATGGCTGCAGCGTTTCGCCCAGTCAACACACCGCTCCTGGCAGCGGACTCCATCAAACACGAAAtacccccttcttccacaaCTTTGACggcgacaacgacgacaacaacaacgatgaCGACACCGAGACCAAGCACAGCGCCTTCGCAGGCTTCACGGCCTGTTGACGAAGCCACGACACCAACACGAGCAAACTTTGGAACAGGCGCATTGGCATCTCAGAAACCACTTCCGACATCACCATTTCCCGAGTCGGTACAAGTCCCCGAACCCACGACGGAATCCACACCCAAGCGAGAAAATTCGCAGCACTCGAGGAAGTCTAGGGACTCGGACGACATGGACATGGATGACTCAGATGGAGAACACGGTGAGGAAGTTGGATCAGACGACGACAGCGAGAACGCCGACGGAACAAagtcgaagaagaaaaagtcGCAGCGATTCTATTGCACGGATTATCCACCATGCAATCTGAGCTTTACCAGGAGCGAGCATTTAGCCCGCCATATCAG AAAACACACTGGAGAACGCCCCTTCCAATGCCACTGCTCCAGACGATTCTCTCGACTCGATAACTTGAGACAACATGCACAAACAGTGCATGTGAACGAAGATATTCCGATTGACTCGCTAGCAGCGACAGGAACACGATTTCAGAGACAGATTAGGACCGACAGGGTGCGGCCAACGACTGGCAGGGCGAGAGCGGCGACAGCTGGCAGTGTTGGACCTGGGGGTCGAGGACACTCGAAGTCTCTGTCAACATCTAGCATCACAAGCATGGCTTCGATAGCCTCGGCCTATGGTGCTGGTGAGGCACGCCGACGTCCGCCTCCTCTGGTCATGGCCGACCCCCGATCCCGACTTTCTCTCGAGTCATATCGCGGACCGGATGGTCAATACTATAGGGCCGCCTCACCGGACATGAGCACTCCCACATCAGCCACGTTTTCGACAGGCCAAAATAGCCCTCGATGGGGTCCGGTGGCCTCTCCTGGTTCATCACACTCACGCTCGCATAGCATGTATGCTGCCGCAGGGTCCCGCACCCCAGGCCGCCGACTAAGCGTTCCGTCTGGAGGCAACCCGTTCCAATCGCCTCATGCCCCCAGTCTCCGCGGCCCGCTGTTTGGCCCTTCGCTCAACGCGTCCAACAGCGGTGCCTTTTCTCCTGGCCAAAATGGTCTTCTCTCATCGCCCACAACGTCCACTTCAAACTGGTCAAGGCGGGATTCAGTGTCGACGGCCGATGAGGCCTGGCGACGACGAACGTGGCACCCCGATACCGCGGGCTTCAACGGGGCAAGCAGACTGAGCCAGGTCATCACTCCATCTCAGTTCCCGCCCGACAGCATTAAGCTTCCACCCGCCAATACCGGaaaccaaccacctcaaACACTGCGGCTGCCCGGTATCGAGTCTTTCGATCCTATCCCGCGGAGACCGCCCACACCTCCCCGCCGCAACCCGTCCCCGATGATGATCGACTCGGAGGCATCACGGCCCCCGGCTTTGTTGCCGGCCGGTGACCTCGGTTCGGATGACCGAAGGCCTAGCTCGCAGTGGGATATGGGCTTGCATCGGGGCATAACAAGACTTGACATCAACACGCCACCTCGGGATAGCGCGGGAGCATGGGCCAACGAGGCCACTCAAGCCCTGATGGCTCGCGCTGAGCAAGCCCATGCCGCACCCATGCAACCTACCGTCCGGTTCGAACAAGATCTGAGGCCTCCTCATGGCCCGCCACCCATCAATGTGGCCCCTCCTGTCGGCTCTAGGCATCACTACACAATGTCGgctccatccatcaccacacctcGTGAGTCCCGAAGACATGGATGGTATCACGGTCCAGTGCCTACCCACCCTGTTGAGGAGACCATCCATGAAGGCCGCCCACATGTTGATCGGATTGTTCACCCAAACGTTCGTGGTTTCCAGGGATTCCCTGCCAGGGAACAACAGCTTGGcatccaccaacaacaaccatcagGTCCTAGCATGGAGCGGATCCTGGAGCGGCCAATGTCACGGGGCGACAACCCCGAGTCTCTGCGGCGGTTGCAGGCTCTTGTGGCCGTCGCCACAAGCGAAGGCTCGACGGCAACGGCATACTGA